One window of Paludibacter propionicigenes WB4 genomic DNA carries:
- the hisH gene encoding imidazole glycerol phosphate synthase subunit HisH — protein MKVVIIKYNAGNIRSVLFALERIGVNAIVTDDHDEIRSADRVIFPGVGEASSAMKYLKDKGLDKLICSLTQPVLGICLGMQLMCAHSEENDTQCLGIFDQKVKLFPSTGLKIPQIGWNNITNLKSDLFRGVAENAYMYFVHSYYVESCDNAIARTDYTKEYSSAVHKNNFYAVQFHPEKSGEVGQKILENFIQGV, from the coding sequence ATGAAAGTCGTTATAATAAAATACAATGCAGGGAATATCCGCTCGGTGCTTTTTGCGTTAGAACGTATAGGTGTTAATGCTATAGTGACTGATGACCACGATGAAATACGATCGGCCGATCGAGTAATTTTTCCGGGCGTAGGTGAAGCATCGTCTGCAATGAAGTATTTGAAAGATAAAGGATTGGATAAACTGATTTGCTCGCTAACCCAGCCGGTTCTGGGAATTTGTCTAGGCATGCAACTGATGTGTGCACATTCAGAAGAAAACGACACACAATGCCTCGGTATTTTTGATCAAAAAGTAAAACTCTTTCCGTCAACGGGTTTAAAGATACCTCAAATTGGTTGGAATAATATAACGAATCTGAAATCTGATCTTTTTCGGGGAGTTGCAGAAAACGCTTATATGTATTTTGTTCATAGTTATTATGTTGAAAGTTGCGATAATGCAATTGCCCGAACGGATTATACCAAAGAATACAGTTCTGCGGTACACAAGAATAATTTTTACGCAGTTCAATTTCATCCTGAAAAATCAGGAGA
- the panD gene encoding aspartate 1-decarboxylase, which translates to MLVHIVKSKIHRVSVTEANLNYIGSITIDEDLMDAANVIANEKVSIVNNNNGERFETYVIPGKRGSGVICLNGAAARKVQPGDVVIIMAFAMMEMEEARTFKPAIIFPDTATNKLI; encoded by the coding sequence ATGTTAGTACACATTGTAAAATCTAAGATTCATAGAGTATCCGTAACAGAGGCTAATTTGAATTATATTGGAAGTATTACGATTGATGAGGATTTGATGGATGCAGCAAATGTGATTGCAAACGAGAAAGTAAGTATTGTAAATAATAATAATGGCGAGCGCTTTGAAACTTATGTTATTCCCGGTAAACGTGGTTCCGGCGTAATTTGTCTGAACGGTGCAGCTGCCAGAAAAGTACAGCCTGGAGATGTTGTTATCATCATGGCTTTTGCAATGATGGAGATGGAAGAAGCTCGCACCTTTAAGCCGGCTATTATATTTCCGGATACAGCCACTAATAAATTAATCTGA
- the panC gene encoding pantoate--beta-alanine ligase, whose protein sequence is MKIIRKKAEISAEIQLLKAAGKKIGFVPTMGALHDGHKALVERCVAENDVCIVSVFVNPTQFNNVADLEKYPRSLERDAEMLQKAGCKLIFSPEADEIYASNELTEQFEFDFNGLDTVMEGKFRPGHFNGVVQIVSKLFQLVQPDNAYFGEKDFQQLAIIHHMVKALNFDINIIDCPIVREPSGLAMSSRNERLTADQRKNAVEISKVLFESRNFAAQMNPNELILWVVDKINKVPGLEVEYYEIVNSSTLQSVDSWSESAVGCIAVFCGEVRLIDNIRYNS, encoded by the coding sequence ATGAAAATAATTCGAAAGAAAGCTGAAATATCAGCTGAAATTCAATTGCTTAAAGCTGCAGGAAAAAAAATAGGATTTGTGCCTACGATGGGTGCGTTACACGATGGTCATAAAGCACTTGTTGAGCGTTGCGTGGCAGAAAATGATGTTTGTATTGTCAGTGTTTTTGTAAACCCGACTCAGTTTAATAATGTTGCTGATCTGGAGAAATATCCCCGAAGTTTGGAACGTGATGCCGAAATGCTCCAAAAAGCTGGTTGTAAATTGATTTTTTCACCGGAAGCAGATGAGATTTATGCCTCAAATGAATTAACTGAGCAGTTTGAATTTGATTTTAATGGTTTGGATACTGTGATGGAGGGCAAGTTTCGTCCGGGTCATTTTAATGGAGTAGTACAGATTGTAAGTAAGCTATTCCAACTGGTTCAGCCTGACAATGCCTATTTCGGAGAAAAAGATTTTCAGCAATTGGCTATCATTCATCATATGGTGAAAGCTTTAAATTTCGACATAAATATAATCGATTGTCCGATTGTTCGCGAACCTTCAGGCCTTGCAATGAGCAGCAGAAACGAGCGCCTAACTGCCGATCAGCGGAAAAATGCAGTGGAAATATCTAAAGTTCTGTTTGAAAGTCGTAACTTTGCGGCTCAAATGAACCCAAACGAACTGATTCTTTGGGTCGTTGATAAAATAAACAAAGTTCCCGGTTTAGAAGTTGAATATTACGAAATTGTAAACTCTTCTACACTTCAATCTGTTGATTCTTGGTCTGAATCTGCTGTTGGATGTATTGCTGTTTTTTGCGGGGAAGTAAGATTGATAGATAATATAAGATATAATTCTTAG
- a CDS encoding glycogen/starch synthase: protein MKKITKVLYISQEIFPYLPESELSNMGRYLPQAVQDRGRETRTFMPKFGAVNERRNQLHEVIRLSGMNLIIDDTDHPLIIKVASIQSARMQVYFIDNDDYFHRKNTIADENGEEYQDNDERTIFFVRGVMETVKKLRWTPDVIHCQGWMTALAPLYIKKAYNDDPFFKHSKVVYSIFNDDFKNPFRDLFAERLLLEGIEKKHVVQVKDKIIDFVALSKLAIDYSDAVIQSSPVVNQKVLDYIASENVKFLPFQSGDDYADAYVQFYDSL, encoded by the coding sequence ATGAAAAAAATTACAAAAGTCTTGTATATTTCGCAAGAAATATTCCCTTATTTGCCAGAATCAGAATTGTCGAATATGGGTAGATATTTACCACAAGCGGTACAAGACAGGGGAAGGGAAACCCGCACTTTTATGCCAAAATTTGGAGCGGTTAATGAACGAAGGAACCAATTACATGAAGTTATCAGATTATCAGGAATGAATTTGATAATCGATGACACAGATCATCCGTTAATTATTAAAGTAGCTTCCATTCAGTCGGCCCGAATGCAGGTATATTTTATTGATAATGATGACTATTTTCATCGTAAAAACACTATTGCCGACGAAAACGGTGAAGAGTATCAAGATAACGATGAAAGAACGATATTCTTTGTACGGGGAGTTATGGAAACAGTAAAAAAACTCCGTTGGACTCCCGATGTTATTCATTGTCAAGGCTGGATGACCGCATTAGCTCCATTATACATAAAAAAAGCATACAACGACGATCCGTTTTTTAAACACTCAAAAGTGGTTTATTCCATTTTTAATGATGATTTCAAAAATCCGTTTCGTGATTTATTTGCCGAAAGATTGTTACTCGAAGGAATAGAAAAGAAGCATGTTGTTCAGGTGAAAGATAAAATAATAGATTTTGTAGCCCTGTCTAAATTAGCTATTGATTATTCTGATGCGGTAATTCAATCCAGTCCGGTAGTCAATCAAAAAGTACTGGATTACATTGCATCTGAAAATGTAAAATTTCTACCGTTCCAATCGGGCGATGATTATGCCGATGCTTATGTTCAATTTTATGACAGCCTTTAG
- a CDS encoding DUF4270 domain-containing protein codes for MKYYQFILLYLLSLLAYSCSDGISNMGSGIQPSTDQIKIGTDTFHVSTENVFVDYINSRPDSFLLGNFYDSKFGSTQAEILAQLNCPEGFKFPPNAQPDSAVVILKYKTWFGYSSSPMSINLYEMTKNTFNYSDLFPSNIDPSFYTDLSKPLKYRIFTAKEPKNTRIDTTAIRFKLSNDFVQRFFDDTHYSSTTKFLDFFKGIYLTTNFGASTLLNIERIAMLYHYHYTYTTKNISGGDSIVKVKSYLVFPANQEVRQVNRIQHNDRATVVQNRDTVNYISSPANIYTKVTVPLSRIQQRLKGGVNGKALSVNSAILKVEITEMQLDTASQHPVPKYLLLIKESSKNRFFKNRELPSDTCAIKGDFSYKQVGTSGVYKYYYSFNLASLIVKEIKNAAAKGKAPDDKLQLLILPIKVATSTSSSGVTSYTSVKEDYEMSGITIRSGKEINPNSGNKVTMPMHLDVVYSGF; via the coding sequence ATGAAATATTATCAATTTATTCTGCTGTATCTATTGTCTTTGCTTGCTTACTCTTGCTCGGATGGTATTTCAAACATGGGCTCCGGCATTCAACCTTCAACTGATCAGATAAAAATCGGAACCGATACATTTCACGTATCTACTGAAAATGTGTTCGTAGATTATATAAACTCACGACCAGACTCTTTTTTGCTTGGCAACTTTTACGACTCAAAATTCGGTTCAACACAAGCCGAAATTTTGGCTCAGCTAAATTGTCCTGAAGGTTTTAAATTTCCGCCAAACGCTCAGCCAGATTCTGCCGTAGTTATACTGAAATATAAGACATGGTTTGGATATTCTTCTTCACCAATGTCTATAAATCTGTATGAAATGACTAAAAACACGTTTAATTATTCTGATTTATTTCCATCCAATATAGATCCATCGTTTTATACAGATTTATCAAAACCACTGAAATACAGAATATTTACGGCAAAAGAACCGAAAAATACAAGGATAGACACCACCGCTATTAGATTCAAACTATCAAATGACTTTGTTCAACGCTTTTTTGATGATACTCATTACTCAAGCACTACAAAATTCCTCGACTTTTTTAAAGGAATATACTTAACTACAAATTTTGGAGCTTCAACCTTGTTGAACATTGAACGTATAGCAATGCTCTATCATTATCACTACACCTACACTACTAAGAACATTAGCGGTGGAGATTCAATCGTGAAAGTCAAGAGCTATCTAGTCTTCCCTGCTAACCAGGAAGTACGTCAGGTGAACAGAATACAACACAACGACAGAGCTACGGTTGTTCAAAATCGGGACACTGTAAATTACATTTCGTCTCCAGCGAACATATACACCAAAGTAACTGTTCCGTTAAGCAGAATTCAGCAGCGGTTAAAAGGAGGTGTGAATGGCAAAGCACTATCAGTAAACAGCGCCATACTTAAAGTAGAGATTACCGAGATGCAACTTGACACAGCCTCCCAACACCCAGTTCCTAAATATCTCCTGTTGATTAAAGAGTCTTCGAAAAACCGCTTTTTCAAAAACAGAGAACTACCTTCGGATACATGCGCTATTAAAGGAGACTTTAGCTACAAGCAGGTAGGAACTTCCGGAGTATACAAATACTATTACTCTTTCAATCTGGCGAGTCTGATAGTGAAAGAGATAAAAAATGCTGCCGCCAAAGGAAAAGCTCCTGATGATAAACTGCAATTGCTTATACTCCCTATCAAAGTGGCAACTTCAACCAGCTCAAGCGGTGTAACTTCATATACTTCCGTTAAAGAGGATTATGAGATGAGTGGCATCACTATACGAAGTGGAAAAGAAATAAATCCTAATAGTGGAAATAAAGTCACCATGCCAATGCACTTAGACGTTGTGTATAGCGGATTTTAA
- the der gene encoding ribosome biogenesis GTPase Der: MGNIVAIVGRPNVGKSTLFNRLTKSRRAIVNDEAGTTRDRQYGKCEWEGREFSVIDTGGWVINSSDVFEGEIKRHVVLAIEEADVILFLVDIQNGITDYDLEVAQILRGQTKPVMLVSNKADTFEWQYGVAEFYKLGLGEPHMISAINGLGTGDFLDKLLTYFKPDFSDDLEEELPRFAVVGRPNAGKSSIINAFVGEERTIVTDIAGTTRDSIYTRFNKFGHDFYLVDTAGIRKKAKVNEDLEYYSVVRSIRAIENCDVCILMIDATRGIESQDLNIFSLIQKNRKGFIVCVNKWDLIENKESNDIKKYEATIRERLAPFVDFPIIFTSATTKQRILKVLETAVEVYENKQRKIPTAKLNEYMLPAIENYPPPALKGKFIRIKYVTQLPNTQIPTFLFFANLPQYVKDPYRRFLENKIRAKYDFTGTPIQIFIRQK, translated from the coding sequence ATGGGAAATATTGTAGCAATTGTAGGGCGCCCCAACGTGGGAAAATCGACCCTTTTTAACCGGCTCACGAAAAGTCGTAGAGCCATAGTAAATGATGAAGCAGGTACTACTCGCGATCGCCAGTATGGTAAATGCGAATGGGAAGGCCGCGAATTTTCAGTTATCGATACAGGCGGATGGGTTATAAACTCATCGGATGTGTTTGAAGGTGAAATAAAGCGACATGTAGTATTGGCCATAGAAGAGGCAGATGTTATTTTGTTCTTGGTCGATATACAAAATGGAATAACTGACTATGATTTGGAAGTGGCTCAGATATTGCGTGGACAAACCAAGCCTGTAATGTTGGTTTCCAACAAGGCTGATACTTTTGAATGGCAGTATGGTGTTGCCGAGTTTTATAAACTGGGTTTAGGCGAACCACATATGATATCGGCTATCAATGGATTGGGAACCGGTGATTTTCTGGATAAACTGCTTACGTATTTTAAACCGGATTTTTCCGACGATCTTGAAGAGGAACTACCTCGTTTTGCTGTTGTGGGCAGACCTAATGCCGGTAAATCTTCCATAATAAATGCTTTTGTGGGAGAGGAGAGAACGATCGTTACTGATATTGCAGGAACAACGCGAGACTCGATTTACACTCGTTTCAATAAGTTTGGACATGACTTCTACCTTGTTGATACAGCAGGTATCCGAAAGAAAGCAAAAGTAAATGAGGACTTGGAATATTACTCGGTAGTACGTTCCATTCGCGCCATAGAAAACTGTGATGTTTGTATTTTGATGATTGATGCTACACGCGGCATCGAAAGCCAGGATTTGAATATCTTCTCGCTTATTCAAAAGAATAGAAAAGGCTTTATTGTTTGTGTAAATAAGTGGGATTTGATAGAAAACAAGGAATCCAATGACATTAAAAAATATGAAGCTACTATTCGTGAAAGACTTGCTCCTTTTGTGGATTTTCCGATAATTTTCACTTCGGCTACCACCAAGCAACGTATTTTGAAAGTCTTGGAAACCGCTGTTGAGGTTTATGAAAATAAACAACGGAAAATACCGACAGCTAAGCTGAATGAGTACATGTTACCTGCTATTGAAAATTACCCACCACCGGCGTTGAAAGGTAAATTTATCAGAATTAAATACGTAACGCAGCTTCCAAATACTCAGATCCCTACATTCTTGTTCTTTGCTAACTTGCCACAGTATGTGAAAGACCCTTATCGCAGGTTTTTGGAAAATAAGATTCGGGCAAAATATGATTTTACCGGAACTCCGATACAGATATTTATCAGACAAAAATAG
- a CDS encoding TonB-dependent receptor: MRQIFIAVFMLFTAVMAFGQHTIKGKVLDENGNALVGATVLILNNHQVQTSAKDGSFYFEKLKGENFNLKVSYTGYDAIKLKVSVDSDVIVKLTQKSNLLGEITVTSLRATDKSPVAYTNLDKETLSKTNLGQDIPYLLAQTPSFVASSDAGTGIGYTNFRIRGTDASRINVTINGIPYNDPDEQGAYWVDIPDFTTSVESVQVQRGVGTSTNGAGAFGANINLQTDNYARKPSAELSLSGGSFNTLKESVKASSGLINGHWAIDTRLSSVKSDGYIDRGWVDMKSYFVQAGYYAENTTVKFLTFGGKEQTYHAWDGIDSYALPKLEYPRTYNPCGYMGKDANGNPLYYKNQTDNYLQTNYQLLVAHVFSPELSLNAGLHYTRGDGYYEEYKRDAVLKTYGLKSFRLNGSVIDYTDLVRQKKMGNDFAGSIFSFNYKKDKLNAQFGGALNNYWGNHWGEVIWVKNYTENLLPNSEYYRSSVSKWDGNLYLKANYELSTKLNVYADLQYRRVTYKLQGTNDEWNDAISAMQVLDVNKKFNFFNPKAGLFYRPNDKNDFFGSVAIAHREPTRTNYTDGTASTWPTHETLYDTELGYKFHNSVLSVGANAYFMYYHNQLVLTGKINDIGEALTENIPTSYRSGIELLGSVKPFDFLRWDVTATLSHNRIVDFVETVNVVDENWNPTGQSVTNLYHSTPIAFTPDLLANSMITFTKGDFEAALQSIYVGKQYVDNTGLAERRLPDYLVNNLRLSYSLPVKGIRELNFTVLVNNLFNKMYLSNAWSAPTISADPANPVYDKNSPVNNYFGCYPQAGINFLAGVSVKF; this comes from the coding sequence ATGAGACAAATTTTTATTGCAGTATTTATGCTGTTTACGGCTGTTATGGCCTTTGGCCAACACACTATTAAAGGAAAAGTGTTGGACGAGAATGGAAATGCTCTGGTAGGAGCAACTGTTTTAATTCTGAATAACCATCAAGTACAAACTTCTGCAAAGGATGGTTCTTTCTATTTTGAGAAATTAAAGGGCGAAAATTTTAATCTGAAGGTTTCATATACAGGTTATGACGCAATTAAGCTCAAAGTTTCAGTGGATAGCGATGTTATTGTCAAGCTTACTCAAAAGAGCAATTTGTTGGGCGAAATAACGGTAACTTCGCTTCGAGCCACGGATAAATCGCCGGTGGCTTACACTAATCTTGATAAAGAAACGCTGTCCAAAACGAATTTGGGGCAGGATATTCCTTATCTGCTGGCTCAGACTCCTTCGTTCGTAGCATCATCCGATGCCGGAACCGGAATCGGATACACTAACTTTCGTATCAGGGGAACGGATGCATCGCGTATCAATGTGACGATAAATGGTATTCCGTATAACGATCCGGATGAGCAAGGTGCCTACTGGGTTGATATACCTGACTTTACAACTTCAGTCGAAAGTGTTCAGGTGCAACGCGGAGTAGGAACTTCAACCAACGGTGCAGGTGCTTTTGGAGCAAACATAAATTTGCAGACTGATAATTATGCGCGAAAACCCTCGGCAGAACTAAGTCTGTCTGGAGGTTCCTTCAATACGTTGAAGGAATCTGTGAAAGCCAGTTCTGGCTTGATAAACGGTCATTGGGCTATTGATACACGGCTTTCATCGGTGAAATCGGATGGATATATTGATCGTGGTTGGGTTGATATGAAGTCGTATTTTGTTCAGGCAGGGTATTATGCAGAGAATACCACTGTAAAGTTCCTGACATTTGGAGGTAAAGAGCAAACATATCATGCGTGGGATGGAATTGATTCATACGCGTTGCCAAAATTAGAATATCCACGAACATATAATCCTTGCGGATATATGGGGAAAGATGCCAATGGAAATCCGCTTTACTATAAAAATCAGACAGATAATTATCTACAGACTAACTATCAATTGCTAGTAGCGCATGTGTTTTCGCCGGAGTTAAGCTTGAACGCTGGATTGCACTATACACGCGGCGATGGATATTACGAAGAATACAAACGTGATGCAGTCCTGAAAACGTATGGTTTGAAATCATTTAGGTTGAATGGATCGGTTATTGATTATACAGATTTGGTTCGTCAGAAAAAGATGGGCAATGATTTCGCCGGAAGTATTTTTTCTTTTAATTATAAAAAAGATAAGCTAAATGCACAATTTGGAGGAGCTTTGAATAATTATTGGGGAAATCATTGGGGAGAGGTTATTTGGGTAAAAAATTATACTGAAAACTTACTGCCAAATTCAGAATACTATAGGAGTTCAGTATCTAAGTGGGATGGTAATTTGTATTTAAAAGCAAATTATGAATTGTCCACAAAGCTTAATGTCTATGCGGACTTACAATATCGTAGAGTGACTTACAAGCTTCAGGGAACTAATGATGAGTGGAATGATGCTATTTCGGCCATGCAGGTGTTGGATGTAAATAAAAAGTTTAATTTCTTTAATCCCAAAGCCGGTTTGTTTTATCGTCCGAATGATAAAAATGACTTTTTTGGATCTGTGGCTATTGCTCATCGTGAGCCAACCCGTACAAATTATACTGATGGTACTGCTTCTACATGGCCTACGCACGAGACATTGTATGATACCGAATTAGGTTATAAGTTTCATAATTCTGTTCTTTCTGTAGGTGCTAACGCGTATTTTATGTATTATCACAATCAGTTGGTTCTGACAGGGAAAATAAACGATATCGGTGAGGCTCTGACGGAGAATATACCCACAAGTTATCGTTCAGGTATAGAACTGCTCGGAAGTGTTAAGCCGTTTGATTTTTTACGTTGGGATGTCACAGCTACACTTAGTCATAATCGTATAGTCGATTTTGTCGAAACGGTAAATGTTGTTGATGAAAACTGGAACCCAACCGGACAAAGTGTAACTAACTTGTATCATTCTACCCCAATTGCATTTACACCTGATTTGTTGGCAAATAGTATGATTACTTTTACAAAAGGTGATTTTGAAGCAGCTCTCCAATCAATCTATGTTGGTAAGCAATACGTTGATAATACAGGTCTTGCTGAGCGTCGGTTACCAGATTATCTGGTGAATAACCTTCGTTTATCATATTCTTTGCCGGTAAAAGGTATCAGAGAGTTGAATTTTACCGTGTTGGTAAATAATTTATTCAATAAGATGTATCTAAGCAATGCTTGGAGTGCTCCTACCATTTCGGCTGACCCGGCGAATCCTGTTTATGATAAGAATTCACCGGTTAATAATTATTTTGGTTGTTATCCACAAGCTGGTATCAATTTCTTAGCCGGAGTATCAGTGAAATTCTAA
- a CDS encoding YifB family Mg chelatase-like AAA ATPase → MLVKTFGSAVQGINATIVTIEVNVSQGIRFMHVGLPDNAVKESHERIASALEYTGYKLPRKQIVINMAPADIRKEGSAYDLPLAIGILAGAETVKSEESERFVIMGELSLDGSLQPIKGVLPIAIKAREEGFKGFILPKQNAREAAVVNNLDVYGVENITEVIDFFNGNSTLEPTIVNTREEFFTNLNLSEIDFADVKGQESVKRALEVAAAGGHNIIMVGPPGAGKSMLAKRIPTILPPLTLHEALETTKIHSVVGNIDSNTSLISQRPFRSPHHTISDVALVGGGTFPQPGEISLAHNGVLFLDELPEFKRTVLEVMRQPLEDRKICISRAKFAIEYPASFMLVASMNPCPCGYYNHPERDCVCAPGVVQKYLSRISGPLLDRIDIHIEIVPVPFEKLSEMKDAESSEAVRDRVMKARQVQEQRFKDVDGVYCNAQMSSKQMRTFAQIDKASSELLKNAMQRLNLSARAYDRIIKVARTIADLDDSEQILSNHIAEAINYRNLDREGWAG, encoded by the coding sequence ATGTTAGTAAAAACCTTTGGTTCAGCTGTTCAGGGAATAAATGCCACAATAGTCACTATCGAAGTTAATGTAAGTCAGGGAATAAGGTTCATGCATGTTGGCTTGCCCGATAATGCAGTAAAGGAGAGTCATGAGCGGATTGCGTCGGCACTTGAATACACCGGTTATAAGTTGCCACGCAAGCAAATTGTGATTAATATGGCTCCGGCTGATATTCGAAAAGAAGGTTCGGCTTATGATTTGCCTTTGGCTATAGGGATATTAGCTGGTGCTGAAACGGTAAAATCGGAGGAGTCGGAACGATTTGTGATAATGGGCGAACTGTCATTGGATGGAAGTTTACAGCCAATAAAAGGTGTTCTACCCATAGCCATTAAAGCAAGAGAGGAGGGTTTTAAAGGTTTTATTCTCCCTAAGCAAAACGCCAGAGAAGCAGCTGTGGTAAATAATCTGGATGTTTACGGAGTAGAAAACATTACCGAAGTTATCGATTTTTTTAATGGTAATTCCACACTGGAACCTACGATTGTCAATACCAGGGAAGAGTTTTTCACGAACTTGAATTTATCGGAAATCGACTTTGCTGATGTGAAAGGGCAGGAGAGTGTAAAACGAGCGTTAGAGGTAGCGGCTGCAGGTGGTCATAACATAATTATGGTTGGCCCTCCGGGTGCCGGAAAATCCATGTTGGCCAAGCGAATTCCGACTATTTTGCCTCCACTGACTTTGCATGAAGCACTTGAAACTACAAAGATTCACTCGGTTGTAGGGAATATAGACAGCAATACTTCTCTGATTTCTCAGCGCCCTTTTAGAAGCCCCCATCATACAATTTCTGATGTTGCCTTGGTGGGAGGCGGTACTTTTCCGCAGCCCGGTGAAATATCGCTGGCACATAATGGAGTCCTTTTTCTTGACGAATTGCCCGAATTTAAGCGGACAGTTCTGGAAGTCATGCGCCAGCCTCTTGAAGATCGTAAGATATGTATTTCGCGCGCTAAATTTGCCATTGAGTATCCAGCTAGTTTTATGTTGGTAGCTTCTATGAATCCCTGTCCGTGCGGATATTATAATCATCCTGAACGCGATTGTGTTTGTGCTCCTGGTGTGGTTCAAAAATATCTGAGTCGTATTTCCGGACCGTTGCTGGATAGAATTGATATTCACATTGAAATAGTTCCTGTACCTTTCGAGAAACTGTCTGAAATGAAGGATGCTGAAAGTAGTGAAGCTGTACGGGATAGAGTTATGAAAGCACGTCAGGTTCAGGAACAAAGATTTAAAGATGTTGATGGAGTATATTGCAATGCTCAAATGTCTTCTAAGCAAATGCGTACTTTTGCGCAAATAGATAAAGCGAGTTCGGAATTATTGAAAAATGCCATGCAACGACTAAATTTATCAGCCAGAGCTTACGACAGAATTATTAAAGTGGCTCGTACAATAGCCGATTTGGATGACTCTGAACAAATTCTTTCCAATCATATTGCTGAAGCTATCAATTATCGAAATCTGGACAGAGAAGGTTGGGCAGGATAA
- a CDS encoding acyloxyacyl hydrolase — MRLRVFQVSLFLVLLFGSISVIAQDERAQLPLALRNAYFGVSVGSINYDFGAAQFQAPAGYNFRSVTVNHAAVRLVLYGYEFNKYLSAQLTYMRPVSWVFYYYDRGLEQNVRSSVWMNVGGLTLRPQLPINKRFSLNGEFGLGIVTRHGFKALDETPIISGVNYATVLFGGGINYHINDNWRLLLSTTYSPKKTSVNQPATNFLSAGFNYKLSPVSEKKLKKAAETGYINPKQWIQIGYASNALGYGVNNALEKAVLFWGGDAEVYRGLTFTYQRNIFHSAKYFALDWGVTAATWKTKGVGAGLSNPNKENFFTLSVFPVGRFNFLHTKPLDAYFYYSVAGPTYISKVIIDGNDTGAHFTFQDNMGVGAFFGEKRNWNAEIKIGHYSNGNVYPQNAAVKVPLSLNVGYAF, encoded by the coding sequence ATGAGATTAAGAGTTTTTCAAGTCAGTCTGTTTTTGGTTTTATTATTTGGTTCGATTTCTGTAATTGCTCAGGATGAGCGAGCTCAACTGCCTTTGGCTTTGCGCAACGCGTATTTTGGCGTTAGTGTAGGATCAATAAATTATGATTTTGGTGCTGCACAGTTTCAGGCGCCTGCCGGTTATAACTTTAGGTCAGTTACGGTGAATCATGCTGCTGTTAGGTTGGTTCTTTACGGGTACGAGTTTAATAAATATCTTTCGGCTCAGCTTACTTATATGCGACCTGTGTCCTGGGTGTTTTATTATTATGACCGAGGTCTTGAACAAAACGTAAGAAGTTCAGTGTGGATGAATGTTGGTGGACTAACGCTTAGGCCGCAACTGCCAATAAATAAGCGTTTTTCATTAAATGGAGAATTCGGTTTAGGCATAGTCACTCGCCATGGGTTTAAGGCACTGGACGAAACACCAATTATTTCAGGTGTAAACTACGCAACGGTTTTATTCGGCGGCGGTATTAATTATCACATAAACGATAACTGGCGGTTACTGCTAAGCACAACGTACAGCCCTAAAAAAACTTCTGTAAATCAACCTGCAACCAACTTCTTATCGGCAGGTTTTAATTATAAACTGAGCCCTGTATCAGAGAAAAAACTAAAAAAAGCTGCTGAAACAGGTTATATTAATCCTAAACAATGGATACAAATAGGCTACGCGAGTAATGCGCTGGGATATGGCGTCAATAATGCTTTAGAGAAAGCCGTTCTTTTTTGGGGTGGTGATGCTGAAGTATACAGAGGTTTAACGTTCACTTATCAGCGTAATATTTTTCATTCAGCTAAGTATTTTGCTTTGGACTGGGGAGTTACAGCCGCCACTTGGAAAACTAAAGGTGTTGGGGCCGGTTTAAGTAATCCGAATAAAGAGAATTTCTTTACTTTGTCTGTTTTCCCGGTAGGTAGGTTTAATTTCCTGCATACAAAACCATTGGATGCATATTTCTATTATTCTGTTGCTGGTCCTACCTATATATCCAAAGTGATAATTGATGGAAATGATACTGGTGCTCATTTTACATTTCAGGATAACATGGGGGTAGGTGCATTTTTTGGAGAAAAACGTAACTGGAATGCAGAAATAAAAATCGGACATTATTCTAATGGAAATGTTTATCCTCAAAATGCTGCAGTAAAAGTGCCGTTGTCATTGAATGTAGGGTATGCTTTTTAG